In Flavobacterium sp. N1736, the following are encoded in one genomic region:
- a CDS encoding inorganic diphosphatase yields MTADKLTTFDVLIEIPRGSRNKYEYDFEIKRMRFDRMLFSSMMYPADYGFIPETLALDGDPLDVLVLINEPTFPGCVIEVKPIGVFHMADDKGPDEKIICVPVSDPIWNSLNDLSDINGHLLKEIEHFFQVYKDLENKKVDVEGWGDVKEAFAIIAECTKRFNDIENKPEGLFSIK; encoded by the coding sequence ATGACCGCAGACAAACTAACAACTTTCGATGTATTAATCGAAATACCACGAGGAAGTAGAAATAAATACGAGTACGATTTTGAAATTAAAAGAATGCGTTTCGACAGAATGTTATTCTCTTCAATGATGTACCCTGCAGATTACGGATTTATTCCGGAAACTCTGGCACTTGACGGAGATCCTCTTGATGTATTGGTTTTGATAAACGAACCAACTTTTCCCGGATGTGTTATAGAAGTAAAACCAATTGGTGTTTTCCATATGGCAGATGATAAAGGACCGGACGAAAAAATCATTTGTGTACCCGTTTCAGATCCAATCTGGAATTCATTAAATGATCTTTCTGATATAAACGGACACTTATTAAAAGAAATCGAGCATTTCTTCCAGGTTTATAAAGATCTTGAAAACAAAAAAGTAGATGTAGAAGGTTGGGGAGACGTAAAAGAGGCTTTTGCAATTATTGCAGAATGTACGAAGCGTTTTAACGATATTGAAAACAAACCAGAGGGATTATTTAGCATTAAATAA
- a CDS encoding sodium-translocating pyrophosphatase — protein MNAFMIYLPIVMAILGLLFMGIKRTWVLKQDAGDGKMKEISDHIYEGALAFLKAEYRLLTFFVIGASLVLAGISFIVPTTHILIVVAFIFGAFFSALAGNMGMKIATKTNVRTTQAARTSLPQALKVSFGGGTVMGLGVAGLAVLGLTGFFIIFFQIFMNGVWTSSEDMTKVLETLAGFSLGAESIALFARVGGGIYTKAADVGADLVGKVEAGIPEDDPRNPATIADNVGDNVGDVAGMGADLFGSYVATVLAAMVLGNYVIKDMGGNIQDVFGGIGPILLPMAIAGFGILFSIIGTTLVKITDDNAKEAQVQKALNIGNWVSIVLTAIACFFLVQYMLPETMQMSFFGEGSKDISSMRVFYATLVGLVVGGAISSVTEYYTGLGTKPVMAIVQKSSTGAGTNVIAGLATGMISTFPTVLLFAAAIWISYALAGFYGVALAASAMMATTAMQLAIDAFGPISDNAGGIAEMSELPKEVRTRTDILDSVGNTTAATGKGFAIASAALTSLALFAAYVTFTGIDGINIFKAPVLAMLFVGGMIPVVFSALAMNSVGKAAMDMVYEVRRQFKEIPGIMEGTGKPEYGKCVEISTKAALREMMLPGILTIGFPIAIVLLGKLVYADNNQLIAEMLGGYMAGVTVSGVLWAVFQNNAGGAWDNAKKSFEAGVLINGEMTYKGSDAHKAAVTGDTVGDPFKDTSGPSMNILIKLTCLIGLVIAPILGEGHSASGLAEKSSCCAKTEMHAGAASKCGNLAMMTKEECIKMCKEKGCSAEETAKCLAHYDANGKYIHQKTDCFDTTKYSKNRLEVNLSTINGVTTGTVTKTENGKTTTEVYEGTEAEVKAKIEAAK, from the coding sequence ATGAATGCATTTATGATTTACTTGCCTATTGTTATGGCAATTTTAGGATTACTTTTCATGGGAATAAAAAGGACTTGGGTTTTAAAACAAGATGCAGGCGACGGAAAGATGAAAGAGATTTCAGATCACATTTACGAAGGTGCACTTGCATTTTTAAAAGCAGAATATCGATTACTGACTTTTTTCGTAATTGGCGCCAGTTTAGTTTTAGCCGGAATTTCTTTTATTGTTCCTACCACACATATATTAATAGTAGTAGCTTTTATTTTTGGAGCATTTTTCTCGGCTTTAGCCGGAAATATGGGAATGAAGATAGCCACTAAAACGAATGTTAGAACAACGCAGGCTGCACGTACAAGTTTGCCACAAGCATTGAAAGTTTCTTTTGGAGGCGGAACTGTTATGGGTTTAGGCGTTGCAGGTTTAGCTGTTTTAGGACTAACAGGATTTTTTATCATTTTCTTTCAAATATTCATGAATGGAGTTTGGACTTCATCAGAGGATATGACTAAAGTTCTGGAAACATTAGCAGGATTCTCGCTTGGTGCAGAATCTATTGCTTTGTTTGCCAGAGTTGGTGGAGGAATCTACACAAAAGCTGCCGATGTTGGTGCAGATTTAGTTGGTAAAGTAGAGGCCGGAATTCCGGAAGATGATCCTCGTAATCCTGCTACAATTGCAGATAACGTTGGAGATAATGTTGGAGACGTTGCCGGAATGGGAGCTGATTTATTTGGTTCGTATGTAGCAACCGTTTTAGCCGCAATGGTTTTAGGAAACTACGTTATTAAAGATATGGGCGGAAATATTCAGGATGTTTTCGGTGGAATCGGTCCAATTTTACTTCCAATGGCAATTGCCGGTTTCGGAATTTTATTTTCTATTATAGGAACTACATTAGTAAAAATCACGGATGACAATGCTAAAGAAGCACAAGTACAAAAAGCATTAAACATAGGAAACTGGGTTTCGATTGTATTAACTGCAATTGCCTGTTTCTTTTTAGTACAATATATGTTGCCTGAAACCATGCAAATGAGCTTTTTTGGAGAAGGTTCCAAAGATATTTCGTCAATGCGAGTTTTCTACGCCACTTTAGTTGGGTTAGTAGTTGGCGGAGCAATTTCATCAGTAACCGAATATTATACAGGATTAGGTACAAAACCCGTTATGGCAATTGTACAAAAATCATCAACAGGAGCAGGAACAAACGTAATTGCTGGTTTGGCAACAGGAATGATTTCTACGTTTCCAACAGTATTATTGTTCGCTGCTGCAATCTGGATTTCATACGCTTTAGCAGGATTTTACGGAGTTGCTTTAGCAGCCTCTGCAATGATGGCAACTACAGCCATGCAATTGGCAATTGATGCTTTTGGACCCATATCTGACAACGCAGGAGGAATTGCAGAAATGAGTGAATTGCCAAAAGAAGTTCGTACAAGAACAGATATTTTAGATTCAGTTGGAAATACAACAGCAGCAACCGGAAAAGGTTTTGCAATCGCATCTGCAGCTTTAACGTCATTAGCCTTATTTGCTGCTTATGTGACTTTTACAGGAATTGACGGAATCAATATTTTTAAAGCGCCAGTTTTAGCGATGTTATTTGTGGGTGGAATGATTCCTGTAGTTTTCTCGGCTTTAGCAATGAATTCTGTTGGAAAAGCAGCCATGGATATGGTATACGAAGTACGTCGCCAGTTTAAGGAAATTCCGGGAATTATGGAAGGAACCGGAAAACCGGAATACGGAAAATGTGTTGAAATCTCAACAAAAGCTGCTCTTCGAGAAATGATGCTGCCGGGAATTTTAACAATAGGTTTTCCAATTGCAATTGTACTTTTAGGAAAATTAGTTTACGCTGATAACAATCAGTTAATTGCTGAAATGTTAGGTGGATATATGGCCGGAGTTACTGTTTCAGGAGTTCTTTGGGCAGTTTTTCAAAACAATGCCGGGGGTGCCTGGGATAATGCGAAGAAATCTTTTGAAGCCGGAGTTTTAATCAACGGCGAAATGACTTATAAAGGTTCTGATGCGCACAAAGCAGCCGTAACCGGAGATACAGTTGGAGATCCGTTTAAAGATACATCAGGACCATCTATGAATATCCTTATAAAATTAACCTGTTTAATTGGTTTAGTAATTGCGCCAATTTTAGGAGAAGGACATTCAGCTTCAGGTTTAGCCGAAAAAAGCTCATGCTGTGCTAAAACTGAAATGCATGCAGGTGCTGCTTCTAAATGCGGAAACCTCGCAATGATGACTAAAGAAGAATGCATTAAAATGTGCAAAGAAAAAGGATGTTCAGCAGAAGAAACAGCAAAATGTTTAGCACATTATGACGCAAACGGAAAATATATCCATCAAAAAACAGATTGTTTTGATACTACGAAATACAGTAAAAACCGCTTAGAAGTTAATCTATCTACGATTAACGGAGTTACAACCGGAACTGTAACCAAAACAGAAAACGGTAAAACAACAACCGAAGTTTATGAAGGTACAGAAGCTGAAGTAAAAGCAAAAATTGAAGCTGCAAAATAA